TCGACTTCGGCGTCCGTGACCGTGGTCTTCGGCGGCACGACGATCTTCTGGCCGAGTTCTTCCGCGGCAAGCTGGCCGTAGAAATTGAACTGCTGCGAGATCGATTCGAACTCCTGGTTGGCCGTGACGACGTCGCCCGCCTGTTTCAAGGCGCGCGCATGCCAGTAGACCCACGTGGGCTGGCTGCGCAGCGCAGGCGGCATCTGTTCGACCGACCAGCGCACCATCGTCCAGTCGCCGGCGAGCAGTGCGAGGCGCGTGCGCCATTCGTATGCGGGATTCGACAGCGGCGCATTCGCCGACAGCCGATACCAGTCGACGGCGCCCGGCATCTGCTTGGCGGCCGCCTGATAGGCGATCGTGCCCCAGCCGATGGCGCGCTCGGGCGAAGTCAGCGACGGCGCGACGGAACCGAAGGTCGCGGCGGCCATGGCGGGATCGTTGCGGGCCATGCGTGTGATCGCGAGCAGCGCGAGCTGATGCGATTGCGGATCGGCGCCGACGCCGCGCGCGAGCAGGAGCGGCGGCGTGGTCGCGGCCTGGTCGAACAGCGTCGGATCGGGACGGTTGTTGCCGAGCGCATCGACGAGCTTGGCGCCCGTGCTGGTCTGGTTCTGTTCGTACGCGAGACGGATCTGCTGCCAGACGTCGTCGGTGGTGAACTGCTGGTTGATTGCCAGCGACGTAATCAGATCGACACAGCCGTCGCCATAGTTGCGCGGATCGACGAGCAGCGCGCGCGCCGGTTCGACCACATTCTCGCCTTTCGCCGCGCGCGATTCGAGCGCGTAGCACTTCACCTGCGTGTCGTCGTTCAGCACGAAGCGCGCGTATTGCTCGTCGAAGTTCTTCCAGTCATGACGTGCGCCGAGCACGACGAGGTAGTCGTTGCGCAAGCGGTCGGCGATGGCCTGGCCGTCGTAGCGTTGCAGGAACGACAGCACGGGTGCATCGGGCGCGTCGATGCGCGGATGGCCCGAGCCATCGAACAACTGCGGCTTTAGCTGGAAATATTCCAGATACGACGGCGCCGGGTAATCCGGGATCATCGCCGCGAGCTGCGCGGCGCGGCCAGCGTCGTTATTGCGCGCTGCCTCGCGCAATTGCACGAAAGTCTGGTCGTCGTTGGTGAGTTGGGAAAGCGGGATCGGCTTGACGGCGGAGGCCGTGCTGCACGCGACGAGTGCCGCCGCGGCGAGCGCCAGACTGGCCGCGCGATATACTCGGAAGAGGCGTTTGGACATCGTTATTTCTAGAGCGTTTCTGGAGCGCGAATTGAACTCAAGCATAGCATGCAACCCCACCGCGAAATCGAAAAAGGAACTGCGTGCAACGCTGCTGGAAGCACGTCTGCATGCGGCTCTCGATGCGGCGGGCAATGATGCCCTGAGGCGTCGGGTGCTCGATGTGTTAACGGTTTATTCGCCTGTAAGTGTAGGGTTGTACTGGCCATTGTCAGGAGAGTTCGACATTCGGTCAGTGATTGCCGTTTGGCTCGCTGGCGATAGCGCGCGGCGCGCGAGTTTGCCTGTGATTACTGGGCGTGATCGGCCGCTGGAATTTCATGTCTGGACGCCTGATATGCCGATGCAGGTCGGGGCTCATCGGATTCACGAACCGACTTCAGGCGAAGTGATTACGCCTGATTTGCTGTTTGTGCCGTGTGTCGGGTTTGATGTGGATGGGTATCGGCTTGGGTATGGTGGTGGGTACTACGACCGCACGCTGGCCGGTTTTCGCGCGGCGGGGAAGGTGCCGGTGACCGTCGGTGTCGCGTACGACGTGTGCCGGACTGGCACGATGCAGCGGGAAGCGCATGATATTCCGCTGGATGTTGTCGTTACTGAGGGTTCTTGTTATCCGGAAGGGAAGCTGGGTTTGTAGTCGTGGTTTTTTGCTGGTCGCGGTGGCGTTCGTGTAGCGCCTTTGCGGCGCGGGTGGTTTGGTTTTTTTGCCTTTGCGCTGGCATTTGGGGGGCGGTGTTTGCTGCGCAAGCGGTTTGGTTTGCTTGTTTTTGCGCTGGCATCCGCGATTTGTTAGCGTGCTTCAGGCGTCGCCCCTGTGCGGGGCGGCACCTACTTTTCTTTGCCGCCGCAAAGAAAAGTAGGCAAAAGAAAGCGGATAACACCGCTAATTCTTGTTCTCGCCTGAGGGCTCCCAACGGGTCTTATGCTTCACACGGCAACATCTCTGTTGGCGCTCGTTGCCAACGCGTTGAATGACCGCCTCACCCACTTCAAACACCCGAACAAGAGCTAGCGTCAGCGAATGGTATGTGCCGCCCAGGTGGCAAACTGTGTGTAGGTTGTCGCGTCGTATAGGGTAGCGCTCCTACAGGGTGGAACGCGTGCGCTATCGGTCCGGAGTGAGGCGTGTGGACCACTTGGGCCGACACACAGTTTGCCACCTGGGCGGCGGTGGACTATCTGGCACGGCATGATGCAGCGCGGGTGCGTGAAGCGGGTGAGGCGCACTGCGAGAGTGCTGGCAACTAACATCAGTCATGTGATTGCCGTGTGAAGCGCGGGACCGGTTGGGAGCCCTCAGGCAACAACATAGAACTGGCGGTGTGAGCCGCTTTCTTTTGCCTACTTTTCTTTGCGGCGGCAAAGAAAAGTAGGTGCCACCCCGCACAGGGGCGACGCGTGAATGGCAAACACCGTAGCGCGGATGCCAGCGCAAAGCCCAAAACACCACACCGGTTGCACAGCAAACACCGCCCTCGGATGCCAGCGACAACGCAAAAAAACCCAACCCGTCGGCAGACAACAAAAACCCCTACAACGATGCAGCCGCCCGCGCCGCGGTGTCATAAAGCCCGGAAGCATTCCGCATCAGTTGCGCTGCCTCCCCAATCTGCTCATTGGTGAGCCCACTTTCCTTAAGCGTTGCGATCAGACAGTTCTCGCGAACCTCGCGATACTTCATACACAGATCACGCCCCGCCTGCGTAGCAGAAAAAAACACTTCCTTGCCGGTCTTTTCGCTGTTTACATACCCTCTAGCTACGAGCTTCTTGAGCGCGTAAGTCGCAACATGCG
The DNA window shown above is from Paraburkholderia sp. PGU19 and carries:
- a CDS encoding lytic transglycosylase domain-containing protein, which encodes MSKRLFRVYRAASLALAAAALVACSTASAVKPIPLSQLTNDDQTFVQLREAARNNDAGRAAQLAAMIPDYPAPSYLEYFQLKPQLFDGSGHPRIDAPDAPVLSFLQRYDGQAIADRLRNDYLVVLGARHDWKNFDEQYARFVLNDDTQVKCYALESRAAKGENVVEPARALLVDPRNYGDGCVDLITSLAINQQFTTDDVWQQIRLAYEQNQTSTGAKLVDALGNNRPDPTLFDQAATTPPLLLARGVGADPQSHQLALLAITRMARNDPAMAAATFGSVAPSLTSPERAIGWGTIAYQAAAKQMPGAVDWYRLSANAPLSNPAYEWRTRLALLAGDWTMVRWSVEQMPPALRSQPTWVYWHARALKQAGDVVTANQEFESISQQFNFYGQLAAEELGQKIVVPPKTTVTDAEVEQAGNTPGFALAQKFYQLNLRLEGNREWNWPLRSMTDRQLIATAEYARRIELYDRAVNTADRTKTEHDFSLRYLSPFRDIVERDAQSNGLDVEWAYGLIRQESRFIMNARSEVGASGLMQLMPGTAQLVAKKIGLGTISRAQMNDINTNILLGTNYLSMIYNEFDGSAVLATAGYNAGPGRPRNWRSTLPRGVEGAIFAEAIPFQETRDYVKNVLSNTVYYAALFEGRPQSLKARLGYIQPLQ
- a CDS encoding 5-formyltetrahydrofolate cyclo-ligase, with the translated sequence MRATLLEARLHAALDAAGNDALRRRVLDVLTVYSPVSVGLYWPLSGEFDIRSVIAVWLAGDSARRASLPVITGRDRPLEFHVWTPDMPMQVGAHRIHEPTSGEVITPDLLFVPCVGFDVDGYRLGYGGGYYDRTLAGFRAAGKVPVTVGVAYDVCRTGTMQREAHDIPLDVVVTEGSCYPEGKLGL
- a CDS encoding winged helix DNA-binding protein is translated as MARHPTKIVSSEHLVSEFSAELSELEYGLIMASNAFNRWMVRCMAAAGDKDMTAIEVSLLHHVSHRERRKKIADICFVLNIEDTHVATYALKKLVARGYVNSEKTGKEVFFSATQAGRDLCMKYREVRENCLIATLKESGLTNEQIGEAAQLMRNASGLYDTAARAAASL